In the Piscinibacter sp. XHJ-5 genome, one interval contains:
- a CDS encoding 2OG-Fe(II) oxygenase: protein MNMRERPLDAARRVDAVDWAGVAERLDAQGATVLPGLLEPAECEAMAAMYGEDARFRSRVVMARHGFGRGEYKYFDHPLPPLVSGLRTMLYARLATVANRWHAALGLATRFPAAHADFLQRCHAAGQTRPTPLLLQYGAGDYNCLHQDLYGEHVFPLQVVVLLAQPERDFTGGELVMTEQRPRMQSRPMVVPLRQGDAAVIAVHHRPVQGSRGVYRVQLRHGVSEVRSGRRHTLGLIFHDAA from the coding sequence ATGAACATGCGCGAACGGCCGCTGGATGCCGCCCGGCGTGTCGACGCCGTCGACTGGGCGGGTGTCGCCGAGCGCCTGGACGCACAAGGCGCAACGGTCCTCCCCGGCCTGCTCGAGCCGGCCGAGTGCGAGGCGATGGCCGCGATGTACGGCGAGGACGCGCGCTTTCGCAGCCGGGTGGTGATGGCTCGCCACGGCTTCGGCCGGGGCGAATACAAGTACTTCGACCATCCGCTGCCGCCGCTGGTGAGCGGACTGCGCACCATGCTGTACGCGAGGCTGGCCACGGTGGCCAACCGCTGGCACGCGGCGCTGGGCCTGGCGACGCGCTTTCCCGCCGCCCATGCCGACTTCCTCCAGCGCTGTCATGCGGCCGGACAGACGCGACCCACGCCGCTGCTGCTGCAGTACGGCGCCGGCGACTACAACTGCCTGCACCAGGACCTGTACGGCGAGCACGTGTTTCCGTTGCAGGTGGTGGTCCTGCTGGCGCAGCCGGAGCGCGATTTCACCGGCGGCGAGCTGGTGATGACGGAGCAGCGGCCGCGCATGCAGTCGCGGCCGATGGTGGTGCCGCTGCGGCAAGGCGACGCCGCGGTGATCGCGGTTCACCATCGCCCGGTGCAGGGCAGCCGCGGGGTGTACCGGGTGCAGCTGCGGCACGGCGTCAGCGAAGTGCGCAGCGGGCGCCGGCACACCCTCGGCCTGATCTTCCACGACGCTGCATGA
- a CDS encoding peptidase S10, translating to MRSGLAALVIALAVAACGGGGGGGAAGPTPPGPDGSLHDTTVYSSAPGGSLPATVVEAAAVTRHTLTIRGAAIPYTATAGHLTARHPVSGEAEASFFYVAYTADGGDAATRPVTFFYNGGPGSASVWLHLGSFGPKRLATGNPASDPPTPFPLVDNAESLLDVSDLVFVDAVGSGYSQAIAPYTNQSFWGVDRDAAVFRDFVMRYLQANGREDSPKFLFGESYGTARTAVLAHLLETAGVALNGIVLQSAVMNYGSNCGVVSATISCAGYLPSYGAIGAHYTLVTPPPADLPSFMTQMRGLTSASYDPAVALWIASGTLPGDATLSQLSASTGVPASRWQSRFNLDPGTFQTTLLPHVLIGRYDARVSAAADSDLARGGDPSSAVIGGQFRTAIDNHLRNTLRYASASTYVLLSNAIASWDFSHDGAGLPDTVPDLAAAMAQNPALEVLAIGGYHDLATPFHQTERDLGRLGGPTRLTIRNYAGGHMTYLDDRTRAAQKADLLGFYRQAMP from the coding sequence ATGCGCAGCGGGCTCGCCGCCCTGGTGATCGCGCTCGCCGTCGCCGCCTGCGGGGGCGGCGGGGGCGGGGGCGCGGCCGGCCCGACGCCGCCGGGCCCTGACGGCTCGCTGCACGACACCACCGTGTACTCGAGTGCCCCCGGCGGCTCGTTGCCCGCGACGGTCGTCGAAGCGGCTGCGGTGACGCGGCACACGCTGACGATCCGCGGGGCGGCCATCCCCTACACCGCGACTGCCGGCCACCTGACCGCCCGGCATCCGGTGAGCGGCGAGGCCGAAGCGTCCTTCTTCTACGTCGCCTACACCGCAGACGGCGGCGACGCCGCCACGCGGCCGGTGACCTTCTTCTACAACGGCGGCCCGGGCTCGGCCTCGGTGTGGCTGCACCTCGGCTCCTTCGGCCCCAAGCGACTGGCCACCGGCAATCCGGCGTCCGACCCGCCCACCCCGTTCCCGCTGGTCGACAACGCCGAGAGCCTGCTCGACGTATCGGACCTGGTGTTCGTCGACGCGGTCGGCAGCGGCTATTCGCAGGCCATCGCGCCGTACACCAACCAGAGCTTCTGGGGCGTGGACCGCGACGCGGCCGTGTTCCGCGATTTCGTGATGCGCTACCTGCAGGCCAACGGGCGTGAGGACTCGCCGAAGTTCCTGTTCGGCGAGTCGTACGGCACGGCACGCACCGCCGTCCTCGCCCATCTGCTGGAGACGGCCGGCGTCGCGCTGAACGGCATCGTGCTCCAGTCGGCGGTGATGAACTACGGCAGCAACTGCGGCGTCGTGTCGGCCACCATCTCGTGCGCCGGCTACCTGCCGAGCTACGGCGCGATCGGCGCGCACTACACGCTGGTCACGCCGCCGCCGGCCGACCTGCCCTCGTTCATGACGCAGATGCGCGGCCTCACGAGCGCGAGCTACGACCCGGCCGTCGCGCTGTGGATCGCCAGCGGCACGCTGCCCGGCGACGCGACGCTGTCGCAGCTGTCGGCGAGCACGGGCGTGCCGGCCAGCCGCTGGCAAAGCCGCTTCAACCTCGACCCCGGCACGTTCCAGACGACATTGCTGCCCCACGTGCTGATCGGCCGCTACGACGCCCGCGTGTCCGCAGCGGCGGACAGCGATCTGGCGCGCGGCGGCGACCCGTCGAGCGCCGTCATCGGCGGCCAGTTCCGCACCGCGATCGACAACCACCTGCGCAACACCCTGCGCTACGCGAGCGCATCGACCTACGTGCTGCTGAGCAACGCGATCGCGAGCTGGGACTTCAGCCATGACGGGGCGGGCCTGCCCGACACGGTGCCCGATCTCGCGGCCGCGATGGCGCAGAACCCCGCCCTCGAGGTCCTCGCCATCGGCGGCTACCACGACCTGGCGACGCCGTTCCACCAGACCGAGCGCGACCTCGGCCGGCTGGGCGGCCCGACCCGGCTGACCATCCGCAACTACGCCGGCGGCCACATGACCTACCTCGACGACCGCACGCGCGCCGCGCAGAAGGCGGACCTGCTCGGCTTCTACCGGCAGGCGATGCCATGA
- a CDS encoding hybrid sensor histidine kinase/response regulator, which yields MDDDSPMFGMRRLPWRLGARSPAARSAGSIQRSLMASDVLLLLAALSAFVVGASILVFRPLAQELAASQMVVSSHQVELKLATLVKRVEAVARLNHDWGERGLFDTEQVARFNSIYRPVLERGPDLSSVVLAHESGRELLLLRKPDGRWINRLTDPQRQGRLARVLTWDERGQIEHEETIELDYDARKRPWFQGAMTLKRGDTIHWTEPFIFRSSLEPGLSAAVRFTAPDGARHAMTCDIRLIDLSRITGGIVAGRSGFVAVLTGEGKLLGLPRDPRFSSDAAIKAAVLKPVADIGVGPLSAAFALWRARGALDGALVPLTSEGESWLAVFRSIRFGDQTFWIGTLAPEADFRPALSMRAWMIAALAAAAVLLGWFLSMRMARRFSQPLQRLAQESARIGRLQLDEPVEVHSPWREVNGLAAAQESMRLALLAATRRLADARDTLEMKVEERTRELADAKAAAETAREAKAAFLAHMSHEIRTPLNAIVGMTRLVLQAPLPPTTHEQLLKIERAGRHLRGIIDDVLDSEKIDAGKLALEQRQFALADLIDGVAALVEDTAAAKGLRLTFDIDARLPANLVGDPLRLSQVLLNYASNAIKFTERGRIDISARLLEARDGRLLIEFSVSDTGVGLTAEQQGRLFQDFQQAEASTTRRFGGTGLGLAISRRLAELMGGSVGVDSQPGVGSRFRFTARLQGVPDGASLGPHGLSRPPAGLAGKRVLLVEDNAVNQEVAVAMLNEAGVIVDVAENGEVAVARVAAEAYDAVLMDMHMPVLDGPGAARRIRQLPGRAALPIIAMTASVVPEDLARCTAAGMNDHIAKPVEAAALWQTLWGWLEPLPAVS from the coding sequence ATGGACGACGACAGTCCGATGTTCGGCATGCGGCGCCTGCCGTGGCGCCTGGGCGCGCGATCGCCGGCCGCGCGGTCCGCAGGATCCATCCAGCGCAGCCTGATGGCGTCCGACGTGCTGCTGCTGCTGGCCGCGCTGTCGGCCTTTGTCGTCGGCGCGTCGATCCTGGTCTTCCGGCCGCTGGCGCAGGAGCTCGCCGCCTCGCAGATGGTGGTGTCATCGCACCAGGTCGAACTCAAGCTGGCCACGCTGGTCAAGCGCGTCGAGGCCGTGGCGCGACTGAACCACGATTGGGGCGAGCGCGGCCTGTTCGACACCGAGCAGGTGGCGCGCTTCAACAGCATCTACCGGCCGGTGCTGGAACGCGGACCGGACCTGTCGTCCGTCGTGCTGGCGCACGAGTCGGGACGCGAGCTGCTGCTGCTGCGAAAGCCCGATGGCCGCTGGATCAACCGGCTCACCGACCCGCAGCGCCAGGGGCGGCTTGCACGCGTGCTCACGTGGGACGAGCGGGGGCAGATCGAGCACGAGGAGACCATCGAGCTCGACTACGACGCACGCAAGCGTCCCTGGTTCCAGGGCGCCATGACGTTGAAGCGAGGCGACACCATCCATTGGACCGAGCCGTTCATCTTCCGCTCTTCGCTCGAGCCGGGCCTGTCGGCGGCGGTGCGGTTCACCGCGCCGGACGGTGCGCGCCATGCGATGACCTGCGACATCCGGCTGATCGACCTGTCGCGCATCACCGGCGGCATCGTGGCCGGCCGCAGCGGCTTCGTCGCGGTGCTCACCGGCGAAGGCAAGCTGCTCGGCCTGCCGCGCGATCCCCGCTTCTCATCCGACGCGGCCATCAAGGCCGCGGTGCTCAAGCCGGTCGCGGACATCGGGGTCGGACCCCTCTCGGCCGCCTTCGCCCTGTGGCGCGCGCGTGGCGCCCTCGATGGCGCGCTGGTGCCGCTGACGAGCGAGGGCGAGTCATGGCTCGCGGTGTTCCGCAGCATCCGGTTCGGCGACCAGACCTTCTGGATCGGCACGCTCGCGCCCGAGGCCGACTTCCGCCCCGCGCTGTCGATGCGCGCGTGGATGATCGCCGCGCTGGCTGCCGCGGCCGTGCTGCTGGGCTGGTTCCTGTCCATGCGCATGGCGCGGCGTTTCTCGCAGCCGCTGCAGCGGCTCGCGCAGGAGAGCGCGCGAATCGGTCGCCTGCAGCTCGATGAGCCGGTCGAGGTGCATTCGCCGTGGCGCGAGGTGAACGGGCTCGCCGCGGCGCAGGAGTCGATGCGGCTGGCCCTGCTGGCCGCGACGCGTCGGCTCGCCGATGCGCGCGACACGCTGGAGATGAAGGTCGAGGAGCGCACCCGGGAGCTGGCCGACGCCAAGGCCGCCGCCGAGACCGCGCGCGAAGCGAAGGCGGCGTTCCTGGCCCACATGAGCCACGAGATCCGCACGCCGCTCAACGCCATCGTCGGCATGACGCGCCTCGTGCTGCAGGCGCCGCTGCCGCCCACGACGCACGAGCAGCTGCTGAAGATCGAGCGCGCCGGACGCCACCTGCGCGGCATCATCGACGACGTGCTCGACAGCGAGAAGATCGACGCCGGCAAGCTGGCCCTCGAGCAGCGCCAGTTCGCTCTCGCCGACCTGATCGACGGGGTGGCGGCACTGGTCGAGGACACGGCCGCGGCCAAGGGCCTCAGGCTGACCTTCGACATCGACGCGCGCCTGCCGGCAAACCTGGTCGGCGACCCGCTGCGCCTGTCGCAGGTGCTGCTCAACTACGCCAGCAACGCGATCAAGTTCACCGAACGCGGGCGCATCGACATCAGCGCGCGCCTGCTCGAGGCGCGCGACGGCCGCCTGCTGATCGAGTTCAGCGTCAGCGACACCGGCGTCGGCCTCACCGCAGAGCAGCAGGGCAGGCTGTTCCAGGACTTCCAGCAGGCCGAAGCCTCGACGACGCGGCGTTTCGGCGGCACCGGGCTGGGCCTGGCGATCTCGCGGCGGCTGGCCGAGCTGATGGGCGGCAGCGTCGGCGTCGACAGCCAGCCGGGCGTCGGCAGCCGCTTCCGCTTCACGGCGCGGCTGCAAGGCGTGCCGGACGGCGCCTCGCTCGGCCCGCACGGACTGTCCAGGCCGCCGGCGGGCCTCGCCGGCAAGCGCGTGCTGCTGGTCGAGGACAACGCGGTGAACCAGGAAGTGGCGGTGGCGATGCTCAACGAGGCCGGCGTCATCGTCGACGTGGCGGAGAACGGCGAGGTGGCGGTGGCGCGAGTGGCTGCCGAGGCCTACGACGCCGTGCTGATGGACATGCACATGCCGGTGCTCGACGGCCCGGGCGCCGCACGCCGCATCCGCCAGCTCCCCGGACGCGCGGCGCTGCCGATCATCGCGATGACGGCCAGCGTCGTACCCGAGGACCTCGCGCGGTGCACGGCGGCGGGCATGAACGACCACATCGCCAAGCCGGTCGAGGCGGCCGCGCTGTGGCAGACGCTGTGGGGCTGGCTCGAACCCCTGCCGGCCGTGTCGTAG
- the alkB gene encoding DNA oxidative demethylase AlkB: MTLPLFDADSPPRTEPLAPGAVVLRAFAREQAPALLADLRQVVAQAPWRHLVTPGGYRMSVAMTNCGALGWVSDERGYRYDPADPESGRPWPAMPAPLATLAREAAASAGFEGFVPDACLINRYDAGARLSLHQDKDERDMRAPIVSVSLGVPAVFLFGGARRADPVRRIELRHGDVVVWGGPARLSYHGVAPVKAATHPLLGEQRINLTLRRAG, translated from the coding sequence ATGACGCTGCCGCTGTTCGATGCCGATTCGCCGCCGCGCACCGAGCCGCTCGCGCCAGGCGCCGTGGTGCTGCGGGCATTCGCGCGCGAGCAGGCGCCGGCGCTGCTGGCCGACCTGCGACAGGTGGTGGCGCAGGCGCCGTGGCGCCATCTGGTCACGCCGGGCGGCTATCGCATGTCGGTCGCGATGACCAACTGCGGTGCGCTCGGCTGGGTGAGCGACGAGCGAGGCTATCGCTACGACCCGGCGGATCCCGAGAGCGGCCGGCCGTGGCCGGCGATGCCGGCGCCGCTTGCGACGCTGGCCCGCGAAGCGGCCGCCAGCGCCGGCTTCGAAGGCTTCGTGCCGGATGCCTGCCTGATCAATCGCTACGACGCCGGCGCCAGGCTGTCGCTGCACCAGGACAAGGACGAGCGCGACATGCGCGCACCCATCGTCTCGGTGTCGCTGGGCGTGCCCGCGGTGTTCCTGTTCGGCGGCGCGCGCCGCGCCGACCCGGTGCGGCGGATCGAGCTGCGGCATGGCGACGTCGTGGTGTGGGGCGGGCCGGCGCGGCTCAGCTACCACGGTGTGGCGCCGGTGAAGGCGGCCACGCATCCGCTGCTCGGCGAGCAGCGGATCAACCTCACCTTGCGCCGCGCCGGCTGA
- a CDS encoding NADP-dependent malic enzyme: MSESMPKGPKVALSAAEQALRDAALEYHRSPVRGKIAVKPTKALSNQRDLSLAYSPGVAYACLAIEEDPALAADFTSRANLVGVVTNGTAVLGLGDIGPLAGKPVMEGKGCLFQKFAGIDVFDIELAERDPDKLVDIIAALEPTLGGVNLEDIKAPECFYIERKLRERMNIPVFHDDQHGTAIISAAALLNGLELVGKKIGDVKIAVSGAGAAAIACLDLMVELGVRRENVFVCDSKGVIHDRREDRLDESKRRYLQKTSARTLADVMQGADVLLGCSAAGCVSPDMVASMADKPIILALANPEPEIRPELAQSVRPDCIIATGRSDYPNQVNNVLCFPYIFRGALDCGATRITEAMKVACVREIADLAKAEISAEVAAAYAGRELRFGPDYLIPTPFDSRLILRIAPAVAKAAEASGVATRPIADLEAYRQSLTRFVTHTGMFMRPVFQAAREAPRRVVYAEGEDERVLRAVQVARDEGLVRPILVGRPAVIASRIERAGLRLMSGRDFELCNPEDDPRFRQYWEAYHRLCARDGVTPEMAKATLRRSNTTIGAMMVHLGDADGMLCGLVGRFDGHFDHVREVIGLREGCGSFAAVNALMLDKHTLFIADTFVNDDPSAEQLAEIAAMAAEEVRRFGVTPKVAFLSHSMYGSSKRASAVKMRAARDLFARRMPDVEADGEMQGDAALSEEVRQQFLPGGTLAGSANVLILPNIDAANILFNVLKMTGGQGVTVGPILLGAAAPVHILTPSATVRRVVNMTALTVADAGARARG, from the coding sequence ATGAGCGAATCCATGCCCAAGGGTCCGAAGGTGGCGCTGTCCGCCGCCGAGCAGGCTCTGCGCGACGCAGCGCTCGAATACCACCGCTCGCCGGTGCGCGGCAAGATCGCCGTCAAGCCCACCAAGGCGCTGTCCAACCAGCGCGACCTGTCGCTCGCCTATTCGCCCGGCGTGGCCTACGCCTGCCTGGCGATCGAGGAGGACCCCGCGCTGGCGGCCGACTTCACCTCGCGCGCCAACCTGGTCGGCGTGGTGACCAACGGCACGGCGGTGCTGGGGCTGGGCGACATCGGGCCGCTGGCCGGCAAGCCCGTCATGGAAGGCAAGGGCTGCCTGTTCCAGAAGTTCGCGGGCATCGACGTGTTCGACATCGAGCTGGCGGAGCGCGATCCCGACAAGCTGGTCGACATCATCGCCGCGCTCGAGCCGACGCTGGGAGGGGTCAATCTCGAGGACATCAAGGCGCCGGAGTGCTTCTACATCGAGCGCAAGCTGCGCGAGCGGATGAACATCCCCGTGTTCCACGACGACCAGCACGGCACCGCGATCATCTCGGCCGCCGCGCTGCTCAACGGCCTGGAGCTGGTGGGCAAGAAGATCGGCGACGTGAAGATCGCCGTCTCGGGCGCCGGCGCGGCCGCCATCGCCTGCCTCGACCTGATGGTCGAGCTGGGCGTCAGGCGCGAGAACGTCTTCGTCTGCGATTCGAAGGGCGTCATCCACGACCGCCGCGAGGACCGCCTCGACGAATCGAAGCGGCGCTACCTGCAGAAGACCTCGGCGCGCACGCTGGCCGACGTGATGCAGGGCGCCGACGTGCTGCTCGGCTGCTCGGCCGCCGGCTGCGTGTCGCCCGACATGGTGGCCAGCATGGCCGACAAGCCGATCATCCTGGCGCTCGCCAACCCCGAGCCGGAGATCCGCCCCGAGCTCGCGCAGAGCGTGCGCCCCGACTGCATCATCGCCACCGGCCGCTCCGACTATCCGAACCAGGTCAACAACGTCCTGTGCTTCCCGTACATCTTCCGCGGCGCACTCGATTGCGGCGCGACGCGCATCACCGAGGCGATGAAGGTGGCCTGCGTACGCGAGATCGCCGACCTGGCCAAGGCCGAGATCAGCGCGGAGGTGGCCGCCGCCTACGCCGGCCGCGAGCTGCGCTTCGGTCCCGACTACCTGATCCCGACGCCGTTCGATTCGCGCCTCATCCTGCGCATCGCGCCGGCCGTGGCCAAGGCCGCCGAAGCCTCGGGCGTGGCCACGCGGCCCATCGCCGACCTGGAGGCGTACCGCCAATCACTGACCCGCTTCGTCACGCACACCGGCATGTTCATGCGCCCGGTGTTCCAGGCCGCGCGCGAGGCGCCGCGGCGCGTGGTGTACGCCGAAGGCGAGGACGAGCGCGTGCTGCGTGCGGTGCAGGTGGCGCGAGACGAAGGCCTGGTGAGGCCGATCCTGGTCGGCCGCCCCGCGGTGATCGCCTCGCGCATCGAGCGCGCGGGCCTTCGCCTCATGTCCGGCCGCGACTTCGAGCTGTGCAACCCGGAGGACGATCCGCGCTTTCGCCAGTACTGGGAGGCCTACCACCGGCTGTGCGCGCGCGACGGTGTGACGCCGGAGATGGCCAAGGCGACGCTGCGCCGTTCGAACACGACCATCGGCGCGATGATGGTCCACCTGGGCGACGCCGACGGCATGCTGTGCGGCCTGGTCGGCCGCTTCGACGGCCACTTCGACCATGTGCGCGAGGTCATCGGCCTGCGCGAGGGCTGCGGCAGCTTCGCCGCGGTCAACGCGCTGATGCTCGACAAGCACACGCTTTTCATCGCCGACACCTTCGTCAACGACGACCCCAGCGCCGAGCAGCTGGCCGAGATCGCCGCGATGGCCGCCGAGGAGGTGCGCCGCTTCGGCGTGACGCCCAAGGTGGCCTTCCTTTCGCATTCGATGTACGGCAGCAGCAAGCGCGCGTCGGCGGTCAAGATGCGCGCGGCGCGCGACCTGTTCGCCCGGCGCATGCCGGATGTCGAGGCCGACGGCGAGATGCAGGGCGATGCGGCGTTGAGCGAGGAGGTGCGCCAGCAGTTCCTGCCCGGCGGCACGCTCGCCGGCTCGGCCAACGTCCTGATCCTGCCCAACATCGACGCCGCCAACATCCTGTTCAACGTGCTCAAGATGACGGGCGGGCAAGGCGTCACGGTCGGTCCCATCCTGCTCGGCGCTGCCGCGCCCGTGCACATCCTCACGCCGTCGGCCACGGTGCGGCGCGTCGTCAACATGACGGCGCTGACGGTGGCCGATGCCGGGGCGCGCGCCCGCGGCTGA
- a CDS encoding EF-hand domain-containing protein, whose product MKRLALGLMLPLAAAANDAALQTPMRDPWVPPAVRQAASAPETRGAALQAQVERKLRAAFEAAGKNTLTRDEARAAGLGWVARDFERIDRGQTGRVSFEDVKRHLRERGARL is encoded by the coding sequence ATGAAGCGCCTCGCCCTCGGGCTGATGCTTCCGCTGGCCGCCGCGGCGAACGATGCTGCCCTGCAGACGCCGATGCGCGATCCGTGGGTGCCGCCGGCCGTGCGCCAGGCCGCGTCCGCGCCCGAAACGCGCGGGGCGGCGCTGCAGGCTCAGGTGGAGCGCAAGCTGCGGGCCGCATTCGAGGCGGCCGGCAAGAACACCCTCACCCGGGACGAGGCGCGGGCGGCGGGGCTGGGATGGGTCGCACGCGATTTCGAGCGCATCGACCGCGGGCAGACCGGGCGGGTGAGCTTCGAGGACGTGAAGCGCCACCTGAGGGAACGCGGTGCGCGCTTGTGA
- the msrA gene encoding peptide-methionine (S)-S-oxide reductase MsrA, giving the protein MKLLAAAMLALAALAGPAAAQTTAKATFAGGCFWCVEADFDKVPGVISTTSGYTGGRLANPTYEQVSAKLTGHAEAVEIVYDPAKVSYEQLLQHYWHSIDPTTKDRQFCDVGSPYRTAIFAHGDAQMKAALASREALEKSKPFKEPIVTEIVAAGPFYAAEDYHQDYYTKNPVRYKFYRSNCGRDARLKQLWGAP; this is encoded by the coding sequence ATGAAGCTGCTGGCTGCAGCGATGCTGGCGCTGGCCGCGCTGGCCGGGCCGGCGGCGGCCCAGACGACGGCCAAGGCGACCTTCGCCGGCGGGTGCTTCTGGTGCGTGGAGGCCGATTTCGACAAGGTACCGGGCGTCATTTCCACCACCTCGGGCTACACCGGGGGGCGCCTGGCCAACCCGACCTACGAGCAGGTGTCGGCCAAGCTGACCGGCCATGCCGAGGCGGTGGAGATCGTCTACGACCCGGCGAAGGTGAGCTACGAGCAGCTGCTGCAGCACTACTGGCACAGCATCGACCCGACGACCAAGGACCGCCAGTTCTGCGACGTCGGATCGCCGTACCGGACGGCCATCTTCGCGCACGGCGACGCGCAGATGAAGGCGGCGCTGGCGTCGCGTGAAGCGCTGGAGAAATCCAAGCCGTTCAAGGAGCCGATCGTCACCGAGATCGTCGCCGCCGGCCCGTTCTACGCGGCCGAGGACTACCACCAGGACTACTACACGAAGAATCCGGTGCGCTACAAGTTCTATCGCAGCAACTGCGGGCGCGACGCGCGCCTCAAGCAGCTGTGGGGAGCGCCCTGA
- the msrB gene encoding peptide-methionine (R)-S-oxide reductase MsrB — translation MTRRSLLTLLSAIGIAPDPAPAAERSVPAGIERLQLPDAEWKKRLTPAQYDVLRREGTERPFSSPLNDEKRRGRFVCAACGHPLFSSEMKFDSGTGWPSFFTTLPAAFETSTDYKLVLPRTEYHCARCGGHHGHVFDDGPPPTRKRYCNNGVALKFVEGAA, via the coding sequence ATGACCCGTCGATCCCTGTTGACCCTGCTGTCTGCCATCGGCATCGCTCCCGATCCGGCACCCGCCGCCGAGCGCTCCGTCCCCGCCGGCATCGAACGCCTGCAGCTGCCGGACGCCGAGTGGAAGAAGCGACTGACCCCTGCGCAGTACGACGTGCTGCGCCGCGAAGGCACCGAGCGGCCGTTCAGCAGTCCGCTGAACGACGAGAAGCGGCGCGGCCGCTTTGTGTGCGCCGCCTGCGGCCACCCGCTGTTCAGCTCGGAGATGAAGTTCGACAGCGGCACCGGCTGGCCCAGCTTCTTCACCACGCTGCCGGCCGCCTTCGAGACCTCCACCGACTACAAGCTCGTCCTGCCGCGCACGGAATACCACTGCGCGCGCTGCGGCGGCCACCACGGCCACGTGTTCGACGACGGCCCGCCGCCGACGCGCAAGCGCTATTGCAACAACGGCGTGGCGCTCAAGTTCGTGGAGGGCGCCGCATGA